GAAAACCGTTACCAGCAGATTTTCAAGATCCAGGTCGAGCTGCCGGCCGATATCTCGGCCAAGGACCGCCAGGGCATCCTGCGCTCGATCGACCGTTGCACGGTGAAAAAAGTGGTGCAGACGGGTCCCGAGTTCGTCATTGAAGAAGTCGAGAACCTGGATGCCGATGCCCAGGCCTTGCTGGCCCTGAATCCCGCCCCGGGCGCGAGTACCTATATCGTCGGCAAGGATTTGCCGCTGGAACAGACCATCGCCAATATGTCGGGCCTGCTGGCGGGCCTGGGCATCAAGATCGAAATCGCCTCGTGGCGCAACATCATTCCGAACGTGTGGTCGCTGCATATCCGCGATGCGCATTCGCCCATGTGCTTTACCAACGGCAAGGGCGCGACCAAGGAAAGCGCGCTGGCGTCGGCCCTGGGCGAGTATATCGAGCGCCTCAGCAACAACCATTTCTACGCGGGGTCGTTCTGGGGCAACGACATCGCCAACGCGGATTTTGTCCATTACCCGAACGAGCGCTGGTTCAAGCCGGGCCGCAAGGATGCGCTGCCGAAGGAAATCCTCGATGCGTACACCCTGGGCATCTACGACCCCGATGGCGAACTGCGCGGCTCGCACCTGATCGACACCAATTCCGGCAATGCCGAGCGCGGCATCTGCTCGCTGCCATACGTGCGCCATTCCGACGGCGAGGTCGTGTATTTCCCGTCGAACCTGATCGAAAATCTATATGTCAGCAATGGCATGAGCGCCGGCAATACTTTGGTCGAAGCCCAGGTGCAATGTCTGTCGGAAATTTTCGAACGGGCCGTCAAGCGCGAAATCATCGAAGGTGAGATCGCCCTGCCCGACGTGCCGCAGGAAGTGCTGGCGAAATATCCGGGCATCCTGGCCGGTATCCAGGGGCTGGAAGAACAGGGTTTCCCCGTGCTGGTGAAAGATGCGTCGCTGGGCGGCGTGTACCCGGTGATGTGCGTCACTCTGATGAACCCGCGCACGGGCGGCGTGTTTGCCTCGTTCGGCGCGCACCCGAGCCTGGAAGTGGCGCTCGAGCGCAGCCTGACGGAATTGCTGCAGGGCCGCAGTTTCGAAGGCTTGAACGACTTGCCGCAGCCGACGTTTGCCAGCGAAGCCGTCACCGAGCCGAACAACTTCGTCGAACACTTCATCGATTCGAGCGGCATCGTCTCGTGGCGCTTTTTCAGCGCCAAGGCCGATTACGATTTTGTCGAGTGGGATTTTTCCGGCCACGGCGAAAACTCGAATGCCGAGGAAGCGGCGACCCTGTTCGCCATCCTCGCCGACATGGGCAAGGAAGTGTACACGGCCGTGTATGACCAGCTGGGCGCCACCGCCTGCCGCATCCTCGTGCCCGGTTATTCCGAGGTGTATCCGGTCGAAGATTTGATCTGGGACAACACCAACAAGGCGCTGCTGTTCCGCGCCGACATCCTGAACCTGCATCAGCTGGACGATGCCAGCCTGGAAGACTTGCTCGACCGGCTGGAAAACAGCGAACTCGACGAGTACGGCGACATCGCCACCCTGATCGGCATCGAGTTTGACGAAAACACGGTGTGGGGCCAGCTGACGACCCTGGAATTGAAGCTGCTGATTCATCTCGCCTTGCAGCAATTCGAGGAAGCAAAAGAGCTGGTGGAAACCTTCCTGCAGTACAACGACAACACGCTCGAACGCAAACTGTTCTATCAAGCCTTGAACGTGGTGCTGGAAGTGGAACTCGATGACGAACTGGAGCTGGACGATTACGTGGTCAATTTCCGCCGCATGTTTGGCAAGGAACGCATGGATGCGGTGCTGGGCTCGGTGGACGGCAGCGTGCGCTTCTTCGGCCTGACCCCGACCAGCATGCAGCTGGAAGGCCTCGACAGGCACCAGCGCCTGATCGACAGCTTCAAGAAACTGCACACGGCGCGCGCCAGGGCGGCTGCCGCCTGACCCAGGAGCGATACCATGGCCGCACTGGAATTCTGGTTCGATTTCGGCAGCAACTACAGCTACCTGAGCGCCATGCGCATCGACGCGCTGGCGCGTGAAAAGCAGGTCCATGTGATCTGGAAACCCTTCCTGCTGGGCGTCGTCTTCAAGGCGCTGGGCTGGGAGACGTCGCCCTTCGTCCTGCAAAAAATCAAGGGCGACTACACGTGGCGCGACATGGCGCGCCAGTGCGAAAAGTACGGCTTGCCATGGCAGCAGCCGGGCGTCTTCCCCCGCACGGCCCTGCTGCCCATGCGCGTGGCGCTGATCGGCGCGGACCAGGGGTGGATTGCGCCCTTTGCGCGCCGCATGATGACGATGAATTTTGCCGCGGACCGCGATATCGACAACATCGCGGCCGTCAGCGAGGCCCTGGAGGAACTGGGCCTCGATGCACGCGCCATCCTGGCGCTGGCTTTGACACAGGACAACAAGCTGCGGCTGCGCCGCCAGACTGAGCAGGCACAAGCGCTGAAGCTGTTCGGCGCCCCCAGTTTCCTCAGCGGCGGCGAACTCTTCTGGGGCAACGACCGGCTCGACGATGCGCTGGCGCATGCGGCAGCCAGCCGCCGTTAAACTCAGCCGCCCGCCAGCGCTGCGATCTCTTTCTGCATGTTGTCAATCGCCCGCTCGTTGTACTGGTCAGCGAAATACGCATCGCCAAACAGCTGGCCCGCCTGCGCCTTGCCGCACAGATGCTGCAGCGCCAGGCTCCGCTGCTCGTTGAAACGCGCGGGGTCCACGTGCGCGTATTCGCGGCCGATGGCTTGCGTGTAGGCCTGGTACACCTCGTCATCCTGCCCCAGGATGGCCAGGTCGGCGCTGAGCATGGCGTCTTTCAACGCGTGGCTGATGCCGGGGCCCTGGAAATGGTCGGTGGCGCGTATCAATTGCGCTACATCCTGATTATCGCCCGCATCGAGGCCGCTGGCCAGCCACAGCTGGGCACTCGCCTCTTCGCTCGAATACAGGGTATCGTCGTCGTGGCTGTAGACGGCATCGTGGAACCAGAACGCCTTCTTGACCAGCGCGCTGTCGCGCTTGGGCGCATAGGTGTTGTCGGCCCACACGCGGATTTCGGACAGGCCGTGCACCAGATGGTCGAGGTTGTGATAGTGGCGGTCCGCGCCGCCATACGCCTGCGGTCCCGTCAGGTGCGCGAACCAGTGGTCCGCCAGCGCGATGTCGGCCTGCGAGGCGGTCGCGTAGTGCCACAGCGCTTCCCACTCCTTGCGCAGGCAGTCGAGTATCCACGCCTGGTAGGCCGGACCGGGAACGAATTTCTTCATAGTCCAGTTCCAGCCGACAGGCCCTTCCAGCGCCTTGACGAAGCTGGAACTGACGGAACCGAGGTCGCGCGGCGGCATGACGAAGATGGTCTTGGCGCCCTGCAGCACATCCACGTTCGTTTGCTGGATCAGGTTTTCATAGTCGAAATCGGCCGTCGTGCGGATGCCGCGGATCAGGTAGTCGCAGCCGTGCTTTTTCGCCGCGCGCGCCGTGTAGTCGCCCTTGACGATGACCACCTGCACATTGTCCCAGCCGCACTCGCGCGCGCTCTGCTCGATGATGCGCTTGCGGTCTTCGGCGGGAAATTGGGGACGCTTGGCGGGGTTTTGCGACAGGAACACGATCACCTCGTCGGCGAGCGAACGCGCTTCACCGATCACCCACATGTGGCCGTTGGTGATGGGGTCGAGGGTTCCTGAAAATCCGATTCTCTGCATGCTGCGCTCCGTGGTCTGGTTCTGCTTGTTTCGCAGACAATATAGGGCCACGGCGCGCGCGTCAATGCAACATGCCAAAGATGACGATTAAAACGCTCATTTCACGGCTTGCGGGAATTCCACGCGCACGCACAGGCCGCCCAGGCGCTCGGATTTGTCGAGCACCAGACGCGCGCCATGGCGCTCGGCGATGGCCTTGATGATGGCCAGGCCCAGGCCGCTGCCGTTGGCGTCCGTGCCGGGCACGCGGTAGAAGCGGCTGAAGACGCGCTCGCGCTCGTCGGGCGGGATGCCGGGGCCGCTGTCTTCCACCGATAACGTCACGCCGACGGGGCTGGCGCGCAGGTCGATGTCGACGGTGCCGCCCTGCGGCGTGTACTTGATGGCGTTGTCGACCAGGTTGCGCAGCATGATGTTGAGCGCATCGGCCTGGCCGGCCACCTTGGCCGGGTCCATGTGGTGCAGGCCCAGGTCGATCTTGCGCGCCTGCGCGATGCCGGCCATGTCGCCCAGCGCGCGCTTGACGACGTCGTTCAAGTCCACCGCCTGCAGCTGGTCGCCGCTGGCGGCGCTCGCTTCCTGGCGCGCCAGTACCAGCAGCTGCTCGACCAGGCGCGTGGCCCGCTCGATGCCGGCGCTCACGCGGCTGATCGCCAGGCTGCGCTTTTCCTGCGATTCGGCCCGCTCCAGGCTCAATACCTGCAGTTTCAATGCCGCCAGCGGCGTGCGCAATTCATGCGCGGCGTCGGCGACGAAATGCTGCTGCGCGTCGAACGCCGTTTTGACGCGGCCGAACAAAAGATTGAGCTCATGCACCAGGGGCCGTACTTCGTCGGGCAAGCCCGCTTCCGAAACGGGTGACAGATCGTCCGCCTGGCGCGCCGCCACCTGCTTGCGCACGCGCGAGACGGGCGCCAGCGAACCGCTGACGACCCACCAGACGACGAGCATCAGGATAGGCGCCATCAGGGCAATCGGCCCCACCGTGCGCAGCGCAAGGCTGCCGGCCATGCGCTTGCGCACGGCCATGTCCTGGGCGATCTGCACGGTCTGGGAACTGGTTTGCACGGAAAAGATGCGGTAGGTGGTGCCGTTGGCTTTCACGTTCGAAAAGCCCAGCACGGCGCGCTGCGGCAGTTCCGCGCGCGTGATCGAACGGAACACCTGCACGCCGTCCGGCGTCCATACCTGCACCACCATATCGTTGTTGACGGGGTCGGCCGGCAAGGCTTGCGCGTGGTTGGCCAGCGGCGCGCCGGAGCGCAGCGACAGGGCCATCTGCTGCATGTGGTAATCGAAAATCTGGTCGGCATCGTACAGGGCGCTGCGGTAGGCGATCGAGGCCTGCGCCAGGGCCGCCATGATGATGGCCGCCAGCAAAAACCACAGCAGGCGGCCGCGCAGCGAGTGCGTCACCGTGACCTTCATCCTCATGCCTTGGGCACCATGTAGCCGAGGCCGCGCACGTTCTGGATCAAGTCGCTGCCCAGCTTCTTGCGCAAGCCGTGGATATACACTTCCACGGCATTGCTGTTGACTTCATCTTTCCAGCTGTACAGCTTTTCTTCCAGCTGCGCGCGCGACAGCACGATGCCGGGACGCGCGATCAACGCTTCCAGCACGGCCCATTCGCGCGCCGACAGGTTGACGGGATGGCCCTCGGCGATCACTTCGCGCGTCAGCGGATTGATGGAGACGCCCTGGTGCTCGAAGACCGGTTCCGGCCGCCCCGAGGCGCGCCGCAGCAGGGCGCGGATGCGCGCCAGCAGTTCGTCGAGGTCGTACGGTTTTAATACGTAATCGTCGGCGCCCGCGTCGAGGCCGGCGATGCGCTGCTCGATGGCATCGCGCGCCGTGGCGACCAGCACCGGCGTGTCGAGCTTGCGCAAGCGCATCGAGCGCAGCACGTCGAGACCGTCCTTGCGGGGCAAGCCCAGGTCCAGCAGCACCAGGTCATAGGTCTGCGTCTGCAGGGCCGTATCGGCCATGTCGCCATCCTTGACCCAGTCCACCGCGTAATGCTCGGCGCGCAGCAAGTCGAGCACCACCTCGCCGATCATCGTGTCGTCTTCTACCAGCAATAGCCGCATGGCCGCTCCTTTTTTATTTATTTGCCCCATAGCGGAAGGCTGGGGTCAGACCCGGCGGGTCTGACCCCGGTATTTACCCCAGCCGCACGGGAATGAAGATCTTATCGGGGCCGCGCTGTATCAGCAAGGCCACCGACTTGGCGGATTTTTCCACCACGTCGCGCACCTGCTCGACCGTGTTGACGGGACGGCCATTGACCGACAATAGCACGTCGCCCGGCTGCACTCCGGCATTCGCGGCGGCACCGCCCGCGTCTTCCACCAGCAGGCCGGCGCTGATGCCCGCCTCGCGTTTTTCATCCGATTGTAACGGACGCAGGGCCAGGCCCAGCTTTACCTTGCCGGCGGCGCTGTCGCTCTTGGCCACTTCGGCCACCTTGTCGGCCGCATTGCCCAGGGTTGCCGTCAGGCTGACGATCTTGCCGTCACGCCAGACATCCATGGTGATCTTGTCGCCTGGCAAGGACGTGCCCACCAGCGCCGGCAAGTCGGCCGAGCCGATGATGCGCTGGCCATTCACCTTGCGCACGACGTCGCCCGATTTCAGGCCCGCCTTGTCGGCCGGGCTGCCCCGCTCGACGTTGGCCACCAGCGCGCCTTCCGGCGTGGCCAGCTTGAACGAGTCGGCAAAGCCCTGGTTGACTTCCTGCACCGTCACGCCCAGCTTGGCATGGCTGGCCTTGCCCGTGGCGACGATCTGGTCCTTGATGCGGCCGGCCAGGTCGATCGGGATGGCGAACGACAAGCCCTGGAAGCCGCCCGTCTGGCTGTAGATCTGCGAATTGATGCCGACCACTTCGCCGCGCGTATTGAACAGCGGACCGCCCGAGTTGCCGGGGTTGACCGCCACGTCCGTCTGGATGAACGGCACATTGCTGTCGTCGGGCAGGGAACGGCCCTTGGCGCTGACGACGCCGGCCGTCACCGTGCTGTCGAAACCGTATGGCGAACCGATGGCCAGTACCCACTCGCCCACTTTCAGGTCGCTCGAATGGCCGAGCGGCACGACGGGCAGGTTATTGGCATCGATCTTCAGCACGGCGATATCCGTCTTCGGGTCCGTGCCCAGCACCTTGGCGCGGAATTCGCGGCGGTCGTTGAGCTTGACGGTCACTTCGCGCGCATCGCGCACCACGTGGGCATTCGTCATGATGACGCCGTCGGGGCTGACGATGAAACCGGAACCGAGGCCATGCGTGGGCACGTCGCGCCCGCCCCGCTGCCCGCCTTGCGGACCCTGGAATCGGCGGAAAAATTCGAAGAAGGGGTCGTTGCCGAAATCGTCGTTGCCGGCCTGGGCCGATGGGTCGTAGGCCACCTTGGTGCTGCCCGTGACGCTGATATTGACGACGGCCGGGCTGTTGCGCGCGGCGATCTGGCTAAAGTCGGGCAAGGCCACCAGCGGCGCGCTGGCGGCGGGCGCCACGGCCGCAGCCACGGGGGCGGCGGGGGCGCCAGCGGCGGCCGCATTCGCGCCGGCATTGTTCTGATGCACTACCATGGCGCCGCCGGCGCCCAGCACACCGATCGCGGCCAGCGCGGCTACGGTGCGTTTGATTTTCAGGGATGCGGTATTCGTTTGCTGTTCCATGAATTGCTCCTCATTCAATGAGATTTTGATGTATGCAATAGTGGGCCACGAGTCTTAGGCGGTGCTTAACATTTTTCTATTTGGAAACAGGCATTTGCGCCTTTAAGCAGGGTTTAATCTTGCGTGCCGCGTGACAATCAATGGAAGCCCGAATGGGCTCCGGACGTGACACTGGCCGGATCAACCGGCCAGTATTTTACTGCATGGGAGAAGCTAGCCCGGGCGCCCTAGGGGCGCCGCGATCAGATCAGGCTGCCTGGCGCTGTTCCAGCACACTGACGGTATCGCTGCCGGTGCCGCTGCCGATCTCGATCTTGCGCGGTTTCAGCGCTTCCGGCACTTCGCGCACGAGGTCGATGGTCAGCATGCCGTTTTCAAACGTGGCGCCCGTGACCTTCACGTGGTTGGCCAGCTGGAAACGCTGTTCGAAATCGCGGGCAGCGATGCCGCGGTGCAAGAACGTGCGCTCGACGCCATCTTTCTGCTTGCGGCCCGTGACGTGCAGCGAGTCGCGTTCGGTGATGATGTCGATCTCTTCGCGCGAGAAGCCGGCCAATGCCATCACGATACGGTATTTATCTTCCGACACCAGTTCGATGTTGTAGGGCGGATAGCTCGGTTGCGCATCGGCGCGCTGTTCGTTGAGCAGCTGTGCCAGGCGGTCAAAGCCGATGGCGGAACGGTACAGGGGAGCAAGGTCAAAAGTACGCATGATAAATATCCTTTTCAAATGAAGCGATAAGAGGGGCGGACCTCACCATGAGCATCCGCCTGTTACCGATATACGGCCTCTCCAGTCCCTTTCAAGGCCTTGAAATTGGCGTAAAACGCCCCAGACGGCCTCAAATTTGTAAGAAATTTTTACAGAATGCTAGACTCGCCCTTTGTCCTCCCCGCCGCCCCGTCCCATGCCCCGCTCCATGCCCTATTCCCGTGCCGTCCTGTCCCTGTCCTTCTCGCTTCTCGTTTCCACTGCGGCCCAGGCCGCCTCGCCCACTGCTCCCCCCATCGTGCTGCAGGTGGACGCCAGCAATGTGGCGCAGCAACTGTTCAGCATCCGCGCAAGCATTCCCGCCGCGCCCGGCAAGCTGACCTTGCTGTATCCGCAATGGGTACCGGGCAACCACGGCCCCAGCGGCCCGCTGAACCAGCTGGCCGGCCTGCGCCTGTCCGCCAACGGCGCGCCCCTGGAGTGGCGGCGCGACCCCGTCAATATGTTCGCTTTTCACCTCGACGTGCCGGCCGGCGCCACGGCCGTGGAAGCGCAATACCAGCTACTCTCGCCCGTCGACACGAGCCAGGGCCGCATCACCATGACAAGCGCCATGCTGGGCGTGCAATGGCATGCGATGACCCTGTATCCGGCGGGCCGCGCCGCGCGCGACATTCTCGTGCAACCGAGCCTGACCCTGCCGGCCGGCTGGGAATTTGCCAGCGCCCTGGAAGTGCGCGCGCGGGCGGCCACGCCGGCCAGCCAGCAAGTCGATTTCGAGCCGCTGGACCTTGACACCCTGGTCGACTCGCCCGTCTTTGCCGGCCGCCATGTCGAGCGCATCGACCTCGACCCGGGTGCCAAGGTGCCCGTGCTGCTGAATGTGATGGCCGACAGCGCCGACAGCCTGGAAGCGTCGCCGCAGCAAGTCGAGCAACACCGGGCCATGCTGCAGCAAGCCTACAAATTGTTCGGCGCGCGCCACTACCGCCACTATGATTTCCTGCTGGCCTTGAGCGACGAGTTCGGCGGCATCGGCCGCGAACACCTGCAGTCGAGCGAAAACGGCGTCAAGCCCGGCTATTTCAGCGAGTGGGACAAGAACGAGGCGGGCCGCGTTCTGCTGCCGCACGAGCTGGTGCACTCGTGGAACGGCAAGTTCCGCCGTCCCGCCGGTCAGGACACGCCGGATTTCAACACGCCGCTGCAAAACAGCCTGCTGTGGGTCTACGAAGGCCAGACGCAATATTGGGGCAATGTGCTGGCGGCCCGTTCCGGCCTGGTGGCGCCAGCCAACATGCGCGACCTGTTCGCCGCCACGGCAGCCCATTACGACGTGATGCCCGGGCGCAGCTGGCGCACCATGCAGGATACGACGAACGATCCCATCATCAATGGCCGGCGTCCCATAGCCTGGAGCAGCTGGCAGCGCGACGAGGATTACTATATGGAAGGCGCGCTGATCTGGCTCGACGTCGACACCACCATCCGCGCACTGTCCCACGAGCGCCGCTCGCTGGACGACTTCGCCCGCAGTTTCTTTGGCATGCAGGATGGCAGCACCACGCCCCTGCCCTACACCTTCGAGGATGTGGTGGCGGCCCTGAACGCCGTGCAGCCGCACGACTGGGCCGCCTTCCTGCGCACGCGCCTGGAGAGCCACGGCCCCGGCGCACCGCTCGATGGCCTGGCCCGCGCCGGCTGGAAACTCGTCTACCGCGACACGCCGACGCCCTTCCTGAAAGCGAATGAAGAGCGCAGCAAGAGCACGGACCTGAGCTATTCGCTGGGTTTGACGATCGACAAGGATGGCAAGCTGGGCAAGCTGCTGTGGGACGGCCCCGCCTTCCAGGCAGGTTTGTCCGGCAACACGACCTTGCTCGCCGTGAATGGCACGGCTTACACGCCCAAGCTGCTGAAGGCGGCCATCCAGGCGGCCAAGGCCAGCCCGCAGCCGATCAACTTGCTGGTCAAAAAGGGCAAGCAATTCCAGACGGTAGCGCTCGACTACCACGGCGGCTTGCGCTACCCGCAACTGGAACGCATCGCCGGCACGCGCGACCGCCTGTCGGCCATCCTGCAGGCGCGCTGAGGCGGAGATTGCCCGGCGATTTTGCGCCGCGCCCCCTATGCGGGGCCGGCTTTTGGTGTATGCTGGCGGCATGAACAATGACACCGACATCCAGCTCAGCGGCCCCTTCAAGGCCACCGACGGCTCCGGCCGTGCCCATGACATCAAGGCCATCCGCATCTTCGACGAAGGCTACGGCATCATCGACGTCTACGTCGATTTCGCTGCCCCGCTCGAAGCGGGCGCCTACAAGGACAAGACCCTGGTCGGCCACATCCTGACCCGCCTGCGCAGCCTCGGCTACGTAGGCCCCGACTTCGGCCACGGCGACCTGGGCTTGCAAGACAAGAAACTGATCGTCCTGGAAGCGCCGGAAGAGTTTTCCGCCTTTGCGGCAAGCAAGGGCTGGAAGGACTTATCAGCAGAGTTTGACGAAGACTGATTTTTTAACATATAAACAACCTCTACGCCGCGCCAGCTTCTGCTGCTGCGGCGTTTTTCATCGTCCCCTTGCTTCCTCCACCCATGCTCCTGCTCTTTCTGCGCACCTGCGCCCTGCCCTTCCTGCTCTGCATGCTGGCCGGATGCCAGCAATCCGATCTGATCAAGGACTTTGAACAAAAAGTCCCTTTGCAGGACCAGCAGCTGGCGCGGCATTACAGCGATCTGCTGCGTGAAAAACAGCTGGACTATGTGCGCATGGCAACCGAGCCGGGTAACAACGGCGATCAGATCCGCCAGGCGCTGCCCGCCTTGAGCGCCGCCTTCCCGGCAGGCGAGCCCCAGTACGTCAAGGTGGTGGGCTACCAGCGCATTGAACAGCGCGATATGCCGCAATTGCTGCGTATCAGCTTCGAATATGCCTATCCGGAAAAATGGATCGTCAGCACCATCGTGCTGAGAAAATATGGCACTGACGCCACCATCATGGGCTTGAGCGTGGTGCCGCAGACGGCATCGCTGGAACAGCAGGCGACCTTCACGCTGCGCGGCAAATCGCTGCGCCACTACGTGGTGCTCGGCGCTGCCATCCTCTCCCCCATGCTGATTTTGTCTGCCCTCGTGTTATGCCTGCGCAGCAAGCTGACCGTGAGAAAATGGCCCTGGTTGCTGTTCATCAGCATCGGCTTCGGCCAGCTGTCGCTCAACTGGGCGACGGGACAGTATTTATTCCTGCCCATCGCCATCCAGCTGTTTGGCGTTGCCGCCGGCACCAGCGCCTACCAGCCCTGGACATTCATCGTCTCCTTGCCGCTGGGCGCCATCGTGTTTCTGCTTGTCAGAAAAAAACTGGCCGCGCCTGCAAGCCTCATGGCGTAGGCGCAGCCTGCAGATAGCGCACGCTCCACGCGGCGATGACATTGGCGACATAGGCCGCATCATTGCGTCCCGTCAATAAGTGGTCGGCGTCGTCGAGCGAGACGAAGCTTTTCGGGTGCTTCGCGGCCGTGAAAATATCCATCGCATTTGACAGGCTTACCGTCGTGTCGTTCGGCGCGTGCATCACCAGCAGGGCGCGGCGCAGGCCGGCGATGTGCTCCTTTAAACTGTGGCTGCCAGCATCGTCGACGAATTGCTGGCGGATGCGGAAAGGCCGCCCTTCCAGCTGCACCAGCGCTTCGCCTTCGGCGGCGATTCGCTCCAGATGCTCGCTGAACATGCGCGTCACGTAGGCGGGCGTGCTCGGCGCGGCCAGGGTGGCAATGGCCGTCGCTTCCGGCACGTGCGCGGCAGCGGCCAGCACGGCGGCGCCGCCCAGGCTGTGGCCGATCAGCAATTGCGGCGCAGCATGTTTTGCCCGCAGGAAATCGGCGGCCGCGACCAGGTCGTCCACGTTCGACGAGAAATTCGTGGCGGCAAACTCGCCTTCGCTGGCGCCCAGTCCCGTGAAGTCGAAGCGCAGCACGGCGATGCCGTGTTCCGTCAAGCCTTGCGCGATGCGCCGCGCGGCCAGCACGTCCTTGCCGCAGGTAAAACAGTGGGCGAACAGCGCGTACGCGCGGATGGCGCCGTCGGGCGCGTCGAGGCGCGCCGCCAGCACATGGCCGTGCGCGCCGGGAAAATCTTGCCGGGTGGATTTCATTGTCTCAGATCAAAGCTGCCGCGCAGGGCGGCCGATGGCGCATTGTAGCGCCGCCCGGCCGCCGCCTGTTTTAACCACGCTTGGGAATATCCACGCCCCTGGCAACGGCTGGCCTGGCCAGGAACGCATCCAGCGCACGCCGCACGTTCGGGAAATTATCAAAACCGACCAGGTCGCCCGCGCCATAGAAACCCACCAGGCAGCGCACCCACGGGAAGATGGCAATGTCGGCAATCGTGTACTGACTGCCCATGATCCAGTCGCGGCCCTGCAGGCGCTGCTCGAGCACGCCCAGCAAACGCTTCGCTTCGCCCAGGTAGCGTTCGAGCGGACGCTTGTCTTCGTATTCCTTGCCGGCGAATTTGTGGAAGAAGCCCACCTGGCCGAACATGGGGCCGATACCGCCCATCTGGAACATCAGCCATTGGATGGTTTCATAGCGCAGGCCCGCGTCCTGCGGCAGGAACTTGCCCGTCTTTTCCGCCAGGTACAGCAGGATGGCGCCCGACTCGAACAGGGCCAGCGGCTTGCCGTCGGGACCGTCCGGGTCGAGGATGGCGGGAATCTTGTTGTTCGGATTGAGGGACAGGAAGGCGGGCGACAGCTGGTCGTTTTGCTCGAAGCTGACCAGGTGCGGCTCGTACGCCAGGCCCAGCTCTTCCAGCAGGATCGAGACCTTGATGCCGTTCGGCGTGGGCAGCGAGTACAGCTGCAGGCGCTCGGGATGCCGGGCAGGCCATTTTTGGGTGATGGGGAAGTCGGAAAGCGGTGTCATGGATATCCTTCATTTCAATTAAAGACGCGACGCAAGAAAGCAAGTATAGCCAAGCATGGCCGTTTCAGCAGGACAGCCCTTTCATCCAAACAAGCCATGCAAAAACCAGCGCGGCGCGGCGTCTTCTCCGCTGCCGGCGATGCGTTCGCGGTAGACCCAGTAGTGGGCGTGGTCGAGGCCTTCCGCAATGAAATAATCGCGCGCCTGCGACTGGCCCCACCAGCCCGCTTCGATGCGCTCGGCAACGGACACCATTTTCAAGGGCGAGCCATAGAAGGGCCGGTGCTCGCGCATCAACAGGGCAATGGGCTGGGCCAGCAGCCAGCCGGGACGGGGCATGCCGGACAAGCCGGGCGGCAAGTCGGGTGGCGCGTTCTTGCCACTGCCCCTGGCCGGCAGCGGCAGCCACTGGTTGG
This window of the Janthinobacterium agaricidamnosum genome carries:
- a CDS encoding Do family serine endopeptidase, which gives rise to MEQQTNTASLKIKRTVAALAAIGVLGAGGAMVVHQNNAGANAAAAGAPAAPVAAAVAPAASAPLVALPDFSQIAARNSPAVVNISVTGSTKVAYDPSAQAGNDDFGNDPFFEFFRRFQGPQGGQRGGRDVPTHGLGSGFIVSPDGVIMTNAHVVRDAREVTVKLNDRREFRAKVLGTDPKTDIAVLKIDANNLPVVPLGHSSDLKVGEWVLAIGSPYGFDSTVTAGVVSAKGRSLPDDSNVPFIQTDVAVNPGNSGGPLFNTRGEVVGINSQIYSQTGGFQGLSFAIPIDLAGRIKDQIVATGKASHAKLGVTVQEVNQGFADSFKLATPEGALVANVERGSPADKAGLKSGDVVRKVNGQRIIGSADLPALVGTSLPGDKITMDVWRDGKIVSLTATLGNAADKVAEVAKSDSAAGKVKLGLALRPLQSDEKREAGISAGLLVEDAGGAAANAGVQPGDVLLSVNGRPVNTVEQVRDVVEKSAKSVALLIQRGPDKIFIPVRLG
- a CDS encoding glutathione S-transferase N-terminal domain-containing protein, whose amino-acid sequence is MTPLSDFPITQKWPARHPERLQLYSLPTPNGIKVSILLEELGLAYEPHLVSFEQNDQLSPAFLSLNPNNKIPAILDPDGPDGKPLALFESGAILLYLAEKTGKFLPQDAGLRYETIQWLMFQMGGIGPMFGQVGFFHKFAGKEYEDKRPLERYLGEAKRLLGVLEQRLQGRDWIMGSQYTIADIAIFPWVRCLVGFYGAGDLVGFDNFPNVRRALDAFLARPAVARGVDIPKRG
- a CDS encoding alpha/beta hydrolase family protein; this translates as MKSTRQDFPGAHGHVLAARLDAPDGAIRAYALFAHCFTCGKDVLAARRIAQGLTEHGIAVLRFDFTGLGASEGEFAATNFSSNVDDLVAAADFLRAKHAAPQLLIGHSLGGAAVLAAAAHVPEATAIATLAAPSTPAYVTRMFSEHLERIAAEGEALVQLEGRPFRIRQQFVDDAGSHSLKEHIAGLRRALLVMHAPNDTTVSLSNAMDIFTAAKHPKSFVSLDDADHLLTGRNDAAYVANVIAAWSVRYLQAAPTP
- a CDS encoding Hsp20 family protein; the encoded protein is MRTFDLAPLYRSAIGFDRLAQLLNEQRADAQPSYPPYNIELVSEDKYRIVMALAGFSREEIDIITERDSLHVTGRKQKDGVERTFLHRGIAARDFEQRFQLANHVKVTGATFENGMLTIDLVREVPEALKPRKIEIGSGTGSDTVSVLEQRQAA
- a CDS encoding M61 family metallopeptidase gives rise to the protein MPYSRAVLSLSFSLLVSTAAQAASPTAPPIVLQVDASNVAQQLFSIRASIPAAPGKLTLLYPQWVPGNHGPSGPLNQLAGLRLSANGAPLEWRRDPVNMFAFHLDVPAGATAVEAQYQLLSPVDTSQGRITMTSAMLGVQWHAMTLYPAGRAARDILVQPSLTLPAGWEFASALEVRARAATPASQQVDFEPLDLDTLVDSPVFAGRHVERIDLDPGAKVPVLLNVMADSADSLEASPQQVEQHRAMLQQAYKLFGARHYRHYDFLLALSDEFGGIGREHLQSSENGVKPGYFSEWDKNEAGRVLLPHELVHSWNGKFRRPAGQDTPDFNTPLQNSLLWVYEGQTQYWGNVLAARSGLVAPANMRDLFAATAAHYDVMPGRSWRTMQDTTNDPIINGRRPIAWSSWQRDEDYYMEGALIWLDVDTTIRALSHERRSLDDFARSFFGMQDGSTTPLPYTFEDVVAALNAVQPHDWAAFLRTRLESHGPGAPLDGLARAGWKLVYRDTPTPFLKANEERSKSTDLSYSLGLTIDKDGKLGKLLWDGPAFQAGLSGNTTLLAVNGTAYTPKLLKAAIQAAKASPQPINLLVKKGKQFQTVALDYHGGLRYPQLERIAGTRDRLSAILQAR